One Lemur catta isolate mLemCat1 chromosome 15, mLemCat1.pri, whole genome shotgun sequence genomic window carries:
- the IFI35 gene encoding interferon-induced 35 kDa protein isoform X2: MSATLDEALRALQEEQARLKMKLQELQQLKRELKDSPRNKVPFSVPEIPLVFRGDTQRGRKVSQSLISNLRICCPLPGGSALVTFDDPKVAERVLQQKEHVIDMEECRLRVQVQPLELPTVTTIQVSSQMSGQGVLISGFPAGLRLSEEELLDKLEIFFGKTRNGGGDVETRELLQGSAMLGFAKDGVAQRLCQTGQFRVPLGGQLVPLTVSPYMSGDIQKAEVRSRPVSRSVLVLNIPDVLDGPELHDILEIHFQKPTRGGGEVEALTVVPPGQRGVAVFTSE; this comes from the exons ATGTCAGCAACGCTTGATGAG GCCCTCCGCGCCCTGCAGGAGGAGCAGGCCAGACTAAAGATGAAGctgcaggagctgcagcagctgaaGAGGGAGCTCAAGGACTCCCCGAGAAACAAG gtCCCGTTCTCAGTGCCTGAGATCCCCCTGGTATTCCGAGGAGACACTCAGCGGGGCAGGAAAGTGTCCCAGTCTTTGATTTCCAACTTGCGGATctgctgccctctgcctggaggcTCTGCTCTGGTCACCTTCGACGACCCCAAAG TGGCTGAGCGGGTGCTGCAACAAAAGGAGCATGTGATTGACATGGAGGAGTGCCGGCTGCGGGTGCAGGTCCAGCCCTTGGAGCTGCCCACGGTGACCACCATCCAG GTGTCCAGCCAGATGAGTGGCCAGGGGGTGCTGATCAGTGGGTTTCCTGCCGGCCTCAGGCTGAGTGAGGAGGAGCTGCTGGACAAGCTGGAGATCTTCTTTGGCAAGACCAGGAACGGGGGTGGCGACGTGGAGACCCGGGAACTGCTGCAAGGGAGTGCCATGCTGGGCTTTGCTAAGGACGGGG TGGCCCAGCGCCTATGCCAGACTGGCCAGTTCAGAGTGCCACTGGGTGGGCAGCTGGTCCCTCTGACAGTCTCCCCCTATATGAGCGGGGACATCCAGAAGGCAGAG GTCAGATCCCGGCCAGTGTCCCGCTCAGTGCTGGTGCTCAACATTCCCGACGTCCTGGATGGCCCAGAGCTGCACGACATCCTAGAGATCCACTTCCAGAAGCCCACCcgtgggggcggggaggtggaGGCCCTGACAGTTGTGCCCCCGGGACAGCGGGGCGTGGCGGTCTTCACCTCCGAGTAG
- the IFI35 gene encoding interferon-induced 35 kDa protein isoform X1, with protein MSATLDEALRALQEEQARLKMKLQELQQLKRELKDSPRNKVPFSVPEIPLVFRGDTQRGRKVSQSLISNLRICCPLPGGSALVTFDDPKVAERVLQQKEHVIDMEECRLRVQVQPLELPTVTTIQVSSQMSGQGVLISGFPAGLRLSEEELLDKLEIFFGKTRNGGGDVETRELLQGSAMLGFAKDGVAQRLCQTGQFRVPLGGQLVPLTVSPYMSGDIQKAELLFQVRSRPVSRSVLVLNIPDVLDGPELHDILEIHFQKPTRGGGEVEALTVVPPGQRGVAVFTSE; from the exons ATGTCAGCAACGCTTGATGAG GCCCTCCGCGCCCTGCAGGAGGAGCAGGCCAGACTAAAGATGAAGctgcaggagctgcagcagctgaaGAGGGAGCTCAAGGACTCCCCGAGAAACAAG gtCCCGTTCTCAGTGCCTGAGATCCCCCTGGTATTCCGAGGAGACACTCAGCGGGGCAGGAAAGTGTCCCAGTCTTTGATTTCCAACTTGCGGATctgctgccctctgcctggaggcTCTGCTCTGGTCACCTTCGACGACCCCAAAG TGGCTGAGCGGGTGCTGCAACAAAAGGAGCATGTGATTGACATGGAGGAGTGCCGGCTGCGGGTGCAGGTCCAGCCCTTGGAGCTGCCCACGGTGACCACCATCCAG GTGTCCAGCCAGATGAGTGGCCAGGGGGTGCTGATCAGTGGGTTTCCTGCCGGCCTCAGGCTGAGTGAGGAGGAGCTGCTGGACAAGCTGGAGATCTTCTTTGGCAAGACCAGGAACGGGGGTGGCGACGTGGAGACCCGGGAACTGCTGCAAGGGAGTGCCATGCTGGGCTTTGCTAAGGACGGGG TGGCCCAGCGCCTATGCCAGACTGGCCAGTTCAGAGTGCCACTGGGTGGGCAGCTGGTCCCTCTGACAGTCTCCCCCTATATGAGCGGGGACATCCAGAAGGCAGAG CTCCTTTTCCAGGTCAGATCCCGGCCAGTGTCCCGCTCAGTGCTGGTGCTCAACATTCCCGACGTCCTGGATGGCCCAGAGCTGCACGACATCCTAGAGATCCACTTCCAGAAGCCCACCcgtgggggcggggaggtggaGGCCCTGACAGTTGTGCCCCCGGGACAGCGGGGCGTGGCGGTCTTCACCTCCGAGTAG
- the VAT1 gene encoding synaptic vesicle membrane protein VAT-1 homolog, whose amino-acid sequence MSAEREAAEAATVEAAAEAGVGEDASSQPPKAEAANDPQQPAAQEGAAAASPPPLRSLVLTGFGGYDKVKLQSRPAAPPAPEPGQLTLRVRACGLNFADLMARQGLYDRLPPLPVTPGMEGAGVVIAVGEGVSDRKAGDRVMVLNRSGMWQEEVTVPATHTFLMPEAMTFEEAAALLVNYITAYMVLFDFGNLRPGHSVLVHMAAGGVGMAAVQLCRTVENVTVFGTASASKHEALKENGVTHPIDYHTTDYVDEIKKISPKGVDIVMDPLGGSDTAKGYNLLKPLGKVITYGMANLLTGPKRNLMALARTWWNQFSVTALQLLQANRAVCGFHLGYLDGEVELVTGVVARLLALYNQGHIKPHIDSVWPFEKVADAMKQMQEKKNVGKVLLVPGPEKN is encoded by the exons ATGTCGGCGGAGAGAGAGGCAGCCGAGGCGGCCACCGTGGAGGCGGCGGCCGAGGCAGGGGTCGGGGAAGACGCCTCTTCGCAGCCTCCGAAGGCCGAGGCAGCGAACGACCCCCAGCAGCCGGCGGCTCAGGAAGGGGCGGCTGCCGCCTCGCCGCCGCCTTTGCGCAGCCTAGTGCTCACCGGTTTCGGCGGCTATGACAAGGTGAAGCTGCAGAGCCGGCCCGCGGCGCCCCCGGCCCCCGAGCCCGGCCAGCTGACGCTGCGCGTCCGGGCCTGCGGGCTCAACTTCGCCGACCTCATGGCCCGGCAGGGGCTGTACGACCGGCTGCCGCCGCTGCCTGTCACTCCGGGCATGGAGGGCGCGGGCGTCGTGATCGCCGTGGGCGAGGGAGTCAGTGACCGCAAG GCAGGGGACCGGGTGATGGTGTTGAACCGGTCGGGGATGTGGCAGGAGGAGGTGACTGTACCTGCGACCCACACCTTTCTGATGCCTGAGGCCATGACCTTTGAGGAAGCCGCTGCCTTGCTGGTCAATTACATCACAGCCTACATGGTCCTCTTTGACTTCGGCAACCTACGGCCTGGCCACAGCGTCTTGGTACACATGGCTGCAG GGGGTGTGGGCATGGCAGCTGTGCAGCTGTGCCGTACGGTGGAGAACGTGACAGTGTTTGGAACAGCCTCGGCCAGCAAGCACGAGGCACTGAAGGAGAATGGGGTCACGCACCCTATCGACTACCACACGACCGACTATGTGGATGAGATCAAAAAGATCTCCCCCaaag GAGTGGACATCGTGATGGACCCTCTAGGTGGGTCAGATACTGCCAAGGGCTACAACCTCCTCAAACCCCTGGGCAAAGTCATCACCTATG GGATGGCCAACCTGCTGACCGGCCCCAAGCGGAACCTGATGGCCCTGGCCCGCACGTGGTGGAATCAGTTCAGCGTGACAGCTCTGCAGCTGCTGCAGGCCAACCGGGCTGTGTGTGGCTTCCACCTGGGCTACCTGGACGGCGAGGTGGAGCTGGTCACTGGCGTGGTGGCCCGCCTCCTGGCTCTGTACAACCAGGGCCACATCAAACCCCACATTGACTCGGTCTGGCCCTTCGAGAAG gtGGCTGACGCCATGAAGCAGATGCAGGAGAAGAAGAACGTGGGCAAGGTCCTGTTGGTTCCTGGTCCGGAGAAGAACTAG
- the RND2 gene encoding rho-related GTP-binding protein RhoN, protein MEGQSGRCKIVVVGDAECGKTALLQVFAKDAYPGSYVPTVFENYTASFEIDKRRIELNMWDTSGSSYYDNVRPLAYPDSDAVLICFDISRPETLDSVLKKWQGETQEFCPNAKVVLVGCKLDMRTDLATLRELSKQRLIPVTHEQGSVLAKQVGAVSYVECSSRSSERSVRDVFHVATVASLGRGHRQLRRTDSRRGLQRSAQLSGRPDRGNEGEIHKDRAKSCNLM, encoded by the exons ATGGAGGGGCAGAGCGGTCGCTGCAAGATCGTGGTGGTGGGAGACGCAGAGTGCGGCAAGACGGCGCTGCTGCAGGTGTTCGCCAAGGACGCCTACCCCGGG AGTTATGTCCCCACCGTGTTTGAGAACTACACCGCGAGCTTTGAGATCGACAAGCGTCGCATTGAGCTCAACATGTGGGACACTTCAG GTTCCTCTTACTATGATAATGTCCGGCCTCTGGCCTACCCTGATTCTGACGCTGTGCTCATCTGCTTCGACATTAGCCGACCAGAAACACTGGACAGTGTCCTCAAGAAG TGGCAAGGGGAGACTCAGGAGTTTTGCCCCAATGCCAAGGTTGTGCTGGTTGGCTGTAAGCTGGACATGCGGACTGACCTGGCCACTCTGAGGGAGCTGTCCAAGCAGAGACTTATCCCTGTGACACATGAGCAG GGCTCTGTGCTGGCCAAGCAGGTGGGGGCCGTGTCCTACGTTGAATGCTCCTCTCGGTCTTCTGAGCGCAGTGTCAGGGATGTTTTCCACGTGGCGACAGTGGCCTCCCTTGGCCGTGGTCATAGGCAGCTGCGCCGTACTGACTCACGTCGGGGACTGCAGCGATCTGCTCAGTTGTCAGGACGGCCAGACCGGGGGAATGAGGGAGAGATACACAAGGATCGAGCCAAGAGCTGCAACCTCATGtga